From Endozoicomonas sp. 8E, the proteins below share one genomic window:
- a CDS encoding AAA family ATPase: protein MDGRIGEKINYPVLDTGMPASGAILDSSSKNTDICPDVTPKLNGSASPVASPDRVRTVSSKDSPLQRLPHAFDFRFVASDDQVRQLLVNQTRDEHREVTLISHPDDLSQANLVSRLSISGDGHHTLYPGKLFAGSQPLTLVIDIRELTSEELPKFNDLLDPVNPCLYDRVSREKRPLGKHVSLLVVADPAQLASVGQCEAGLAAGAPGADFWRRINRPGNTWQFDAQTGNAQAINIDSVPPVLAEFSPVESTMDKDNTLVIDCHLHSHWRQLLLGGPGVDQKGRIQHLPGRLESLKAGQRVILKGANWKDLAFEQTIRQMLAQQSFESNGKICQLPDNVQFYQMPVGKDELHSLFQSLSHSYKEDDKGLDKKHAPRTPIIINENNIRDWLSPIAIAPGGYATPNTCLLEQVRAGGTVTVTSPLTEAEWFCLLGSLQTIRETTGLEPRLQVAHWKKQPKALGLTKNDEHPLPGSHQPKKKVKDHAVFNTFTYQQHAQASHWLNNQQVAPLVIQVNEQTSFSELFDNIHITSEQKAHFGRLQSKLQEALTAGEPVVFRGLESNPRLQQLLEPLVVGQPLLLNGQLQAYPQAHITLLWPDSAKSPSSVFRAMVAKGKPCLRVDLWGISASRHGIPRSKVPEQALDKLYEAFKTVPDGLCNALPEITEGLLNNLILAARRAKQVDQSQQLLPRHWRKAINSVITHGTRQNPSVRDFMKVACWHLLPDKDQAASVDPDQLTAIINSDRHLDREFVEQNLWPLARAFDPAIFKGTELQLSYKSPFPESADKKALDRLCAMILAHAPEQQRQTIAYQLEVDPKATEQYPLLTIRPARQIKRLQDALACGWHLPLSQGQIRSDAIQALANDCFHMARTANSEAERIERIENRLSESLKWQGSADMPLSALARDLYHGKMSQKDRESRRLSRLHDRLTDSPVIFLQGETGTGKSYFSAKMAEASGQAKVISLGPSDSEQTLMKRWQWQEYTDGDRSMVQQNRTLMEWATTPQDTDEGCVGGNYITLVLDEANLAKTGLLASLNGLWEPKPCIYVNGHPVPVSPKHRVILTGNSDHYSGRQLDPALKEKLPRAYYPRLDQAFLRDRVVEPALVNHLSQRHLPEQQINDIAHSATKSLMALWQYYQELLPEHEFTPRDLTDICSWVGWYLDHALSEGDSVSCEQVNSLIQQSFRDVLGPEISETQQDALSALEIWFAARYHPDNTLRDKVHNHTLPDIQRDFEAFTKEFQPEFDTSGSAVIELVQRLGQDLSRCQQAYHHDRKHGGRQATLIEGPAGRGKDATLNLMIESVRQQARQRQESMPEVSLLNACDCSWEKVCEAIQKAKVEGGIVVISEMNLIDSQHLEGELNDILAGDAHPGFHLFATINPPEYSGRKPLSPALKGRFRHLPIRQYNSAELHNIAGKVLPDSPKGKFVAKWLTEKHCRLRACLQRKDLPLQPTSRDLQDVAMAVKRGGDFSEKALHQCLNQHYRLYLMAANLSLEELPKSPALVMGKGTLDSGLCEWLNETVSGISRPWLIRRSDRNSIDEKHHEICFKTGLTEEKTKTEIIRMVAQAQWQASGLSLNPDPSDNTLTRALYRHWQQGWFDRKFDKTGIDANSVFPLTEAEEQTLKLPVYRSCLQEVDQRMSTWNANAVQYGSAFWHQMSVLPNQRVDDYTNKASAINADEAHEKFIEELSEKDFIGLERDTNYECKKKPKVKDEIVFKTLHHPSHMYRWWASDVCVSDKGNIRTVDINDLHFLGVETLTPDPLPGRDQEVILASNQTLATLNMSSEDGQYELPSLTPDDYIVALRIEPDLPYTLKRDKYTGLHTLFIPKANAKRQRIQISYVVESREPDLEASAKEARSKRSIRFHTRCSKEMKKVLNGLFTNIDQQPPEIQEPLRKIADAPGTAERIQAIKEYCRQFSGVTKPKRGENFFKFLVTQRQGRCRHRAPVFVALCRYFKIPCRQMSNNTHAFAECSVDRGQTWQSVDLGGAPTKKTKVIPKFQRTRTLQSSSAALKTFKSLLEREDLSQQQTLAKAMSTSPGKLSNSFLTNSALPERIPSTSELVKKLWGEKNLTSFAMGVSALSETKVLSNDDKKLLGTVARDDQDENSKSHNDKPMSKAPIRGHIDGRYEFDSVQIGDWEWDGRSRDYEPMAEAVIQVLLDNDEDQVTEQLESLYSRMIIQGGANPNKWLSSMVSILNQSELTKPSVINFALKAMESGWLDPPPNYDSNIIDAREHHKLLDALEGINELKVKATHCLRKWYGALVSREKHSREWRLDYEDYQRQKRNTLLVTHCHDGFSSSLENQIARRSIEDVWTNNPEGIPNIERMLVQQPAFSQLNSGREKHRPVIIIGRPNWSRDALEEKVQALLRRKAENRPKFKQILEKANQIPPPLKVSDKEKKILDDFTKKCEQAIRHAFSHYLYEVTQSKGGRLTYCWVDAVMRSDRHSVSDNYNYGAHDPSSPEELFTMMSYISTFSHREKLVKDAYLRQAHNASDALVLRSDELTFIAKEFLSSVNLNSISDSLDI, encoded by the coding sequence ATGGATGGTCGTATTGGTGAGAAAATAAATTACCCCGTTCTTGATACCGGCATGCCAGCCAGTGGAGCAATTCTGGATTCATCGTCAAAGAATACAGATATCTGCCCTGATGTAACTCCCAAACTTAATGGATCGGCATCTCCGGTTGCGTCGCCGGACAGAGTGAGAACCGTATCATCAAAGGACTCCCCGCTCCAAAGGCTCCCTCATGCCTTCGATTTTCGTTTTGTCGCCAGTGATGATCAGGTGCGACAGCTTTTAGTTAACCAGACCCGCGATGAACATCGGGAGGTCACCCTTATTTCCCATCCCGATGACCTCTCACAGGCTAACCTGGTGAGCCGACTGAGCATTTCCGGCGATGGTCACCATACTCTGTATCCGGGCAAACTGTTTGCAGGTTCACAGCCACTCACTCTGGTAATAGATATCCGAGAGCTCACCAGCGAAGAACTGCCAAAATTTAACGACCTGCTGGACCCGGTTAACCCTTGTCTGTACGACAGAGTCAGCCGTGAGAAACGTCCCCTGGGCAAGCATGTTTCTCTATTGGTCGTGGCAGACCCTGCACAGTTGGCATCAGTTGGTCAGTGTGAAGCCGGACTGGCAGCCGGCGCACCGGGCGCTGACTTCTGGCGGCGAATTAATCGACCGGGTAATACCTGGCAGTTCGATGCTCAGACCGGCAATGCCCAGGCAATAAACATTGACAGTGTTCCTCCGGTATTGGCTGAATTCTCTCCCGTTGAGAGCACCATGGATAAGGACAATACCCTTGTAATTGACTGTCACCTGCACAGCCACTGGCGACAGTTGCTTCTGGGCGGCCCCGGAGTGGATCAAAAAGGCCGAATCCAGCACCTGCCCGGCAGACTTGAGTCATTAAAGGCCGGACAACGAGTGATTCTGAAAGGCGCCAATTGGAAGGACCTGGCCTTTGAACAGACGATTCGACAGATGCTGGCGCAACAGAGCTTTGAGAGCAACGGGAAGATTTGTCAGTTACCCGACAATGTTCAGTTTTATCAGATGCCGGTAGGGAAAGACGAGCTTCATTCATTGTTCCAAAGCCTGTCCCACTCTTATAAAGAAGATGACAAAGGACTTGATAAAAAGCACGCACCACGAACCCCGATCATCATTAACGAGAATAATATCAGGGATTGGCTGAGCCCCATTGCAATTGCTCCCGGAGGCTATGCCACCCCTAACACCTGTCTGTTGGAGCAAGTTCGGGCGGGTGGTACCGTCACCGTAACGTCTCCCCTCACTGAGGCAGAATGGTTTTGTTTACTGGGCTCATTGCAGACTATTCGGGAAACGACTGGTCTGGAGCCCCGACTTCAGGTGGCGCATTGGAAAAAGCAGCCGAAAGCCCTGGGATTGACAAAAAACGATGAGCACCCTTTGCCCGGGAGCCATCAGCCAAAGAAAAAAGTCAAAGATCATGCTGTCTTTAATACCTTTACTTATCAGCAACATGCCCAGGCAAGTCATTGGCTGAATAATCAGCAGGTTGCACCTCTGGTCATCCAGGTCAATGAACAAACCAGCTTCAGTGAGCTATTTGATAATATCCATATCACCTCGGAACAAAAGGCCCATTTTGGACGACTTCAGAGTAAATTGCAGGAGGCATTAACTGCTGGCGAGCCGGTTGTTTTTCGGGGACTGGAGAGTAATCCAAGGCTTCAGCAGCTTCTGGAACCTCTGGTGGTTGGCCAGCCTCTGTTGCTGAATGGCCAATTGCAGGCCTACCCACAAGCTCATATCACACTACTCTGGCCTGATTCTGCAAAAAGCCCGTCTTCAGTATTTCGTGCAATGGTTGCCAAGGGTAAGCCGTGTCTCAGGGTTGATCTCTGGGGTATCAGTGCCTCCAGGCATGGTATCCCCCGGAGCAAGGTGCCAGAACAAGCGCTTGATAAACTTTACGAAGCGTTTAAAACCGTACCTGATGGCCTTTGTAATGCTCTGCCTGAAATCACCGAAGGGTTGTTGAATAATCTGATACTGGCTGCCCGGCGGGCAAAACAGGTGGACCAGTCCCAACAGCTTTTACCCCGCCACTGGCGCAAAGCCATCAATAGTGTCATCACCCATGGCACCCGGCAAAATCCATCCGTGCGTGATTTTATGAAAGTGGCTTGTTGGCACTTGTTACCGGATAAGGATCAAGCCGCCTCGGTAGACCCGGATCAGTTAACTGCCATCATCAACAGTGACCGGCATTTGGATAGAGAGTTTGTGGAGCAGAATCTGTGGCCACTGGCCCGAGCCTTTGACCCGGCAATATTTAAAGGTACCGAATTACAACTGTCCTATAAAAGTCCGTTTCCGGAATCGGCTGACAAAAAAGCTCTGGACAGGCTCTGTGCCATGATCCTGGCCCATGCGCCTGAACAACAACGACAGACCATAGCGTATCAGTTGGAAGTCGATCCGAAGGCAACAGAGCAATATCCATTGCTAACCATCAGGCCAGCAAGACAGATCAAACGTTTGCAGGATGCACTGGCTTGCGGCTGGCATTTACCTTTGTCACAAGGGCAGATCCGATCCGATGCCATTCAGGCTCTGGCCAACGATTGTTTCCACATGGCCAGAACAGCGAATTCCGAGGCAGAGCGCATTGAACGCATTGAAAATCGACTGTCTGAATCACTGAAGTGGCAGGGTTCCGCTGATATGCCCCTGTCAGCACTGGCCCGGGATCTTTATCACGGTAAGATGAGTCAGAAAGATCGTGAAAGTCGTCGATTGTCGCGACTTCATGACCGGCTTACGGACTCTCCCGTTATATTTTTGCAGGGAGAAACCGGCACAGGGAAAAGTTACTTTTCAGCAAAGATGGCAGAGGCTTCAGGACAGGCTAAGGTCATTTCCCTTGGACCTTCCGACAGCGAACAGACCCTGATGAAACGCTGGCAGTGGCAGGAGTACACCGATGGCGACCGCTCTATGGTGCAGCAAAACCGGACTCTGATGGAATGGGCTACTACCCCACAGGACACAGACGAAGGCTGTGTTGGAGGAAACTATATTACTCTGGTTCTGGATGAAGCCAACCTGGCTAAAACCGGATTACTGGCGTCATTGAACGGCTTATGGGAGCCAAAGCCTTGCATCTATGTGAATGGTCACCCTGTTCCGGTCAGCCCAAAACACCGGGTGATTCTCACCGGCAATTCGGATCACTACTCCGGGCGCCAGCTCGACCCGGCCCTGAAAGAGAAACTGCCCAGAGCTTATTACCCACGCCTGGATCAGGCTTTCCTTCGGGACAGGGTGGTGGAACCGGCTCTGGTCAATCACTTATCACAACGGCATCTGCCGGAGCAGCAAATAAACGACATTGCACACAGTGCCACCAAGAGCCTGATGGCTCTGTGGCAATATTATCAGGAGCTGTTGCCCGAGCATGAGTTTACCCCCAGAGATTTAACGGATATCTGCAGTTGGGTAGGCTGGTATCTGGATCACGCGTTATCCGAAGGAGACAGTGTTAGCTGTGAGCAAGTGAACAGTTTGATCCAACAAAGTTTTCGGGATGTACTGGGTCCCGAAATCAGCGAGACTCAACAGGATGCCCTTTCGGCACTGGAAATCTGGTTTGCTGCCCGCTACCACCCGGACAACACCCTGCGCGACAAAGTTCATAACCACACCCTGCCAGATATTCAGCGGGATTTCGAAGCATTCACTAAAGAATTCCAGCCTGAGTTTGATACCTCCGGATCGGCAGTCATTGAACTGGTGCAACGGCTGGGACAGGATTTAAGCCGCTGTCAGCAGGCTTATCATCACGACAGAAAACACGGCGGACGACAGGCGACGTTGATTGAAGGCCCAGCCGGGCGGGGTAAGGATGCCACGCTGAACCTGATGATTGAAAGTGTCAGACAGCAGGCCAGGCAACGGCAAGAATCCATGCCAGAGGTCTCTCTCCTGAATGCCTGTGATTGTTCCTGGGAGAAAGTGTGTGAAGCGATCCAGAAAGCAAAAGTGGAAGGCGGCATCGTGGTGATTTCAGAAATGAATCTGATCGACAGCCAGCATCTGGAAGGTGAGTTAAACGATATTCTGGCCGGTGACGCCCATCCGGGTTTCCACCTGTTTGCCACCATCAACCCGCCTGAGTACAGTGGGCGAAAACCCTTATCACCGGCGCTGAAAGGACGTTTTCGGCATTTGCCGATCCGCCAGTATAACTCGGCAGAATTGCACAACATTGCCGGGAAAGTGTTGCCAGACTCCCCAAAAGGGAAATTCGTCGCTAAATGGTTGACTGAAAAACATTGTCGTTTAAGGGCCTGCCTGCAACGCAAAGACCTGCCGTTACAGCCGACCAGTCGCGATTTACAGGATGTCGCCATGGCTGTCAAAAGAGGAGGTGATTTTAGCGAAAAAGCACTTCATCAATGCCTCAATCAGCACTACCGGCTTTACCTGATGGCCGCCAACCTGTCGCTGGAGGAACTGCCGAAGTCACCGGCTCTTGTCATGGGTAAAGGAACACTTGATTCCGGACTTTGCGAATGGCTCAACGAAACGGTATCGGGCATTAGTCGTCCATGGTTGATACGACGCAGTGATCGCAACAGTATTGATGAAAAACACCATGAGATTTGTTTCAAGACCGGTCTGACTGAAGAAAAAACCAAAACAGAAATCATCAGGATGGTGGCTCAGGCTCAATGGCAGGCATCCGGTCTTTCCCTGAATCCGGATCCGTCGGACAATACTCTCACCCGGGCACTGTACCGACACTGGCAGCAAGGCTGGTTTGATCGTAAGTTTGACAAGACGGGCATTGACGCCAATAGCGTATTTCCTCTGACGGAAGCAGAGGAACAAACGCTAAAATTGCCCGTTTACCGGTCTTGTCTTCAGGAAGTTGATCAGCGGATGAGCACATGGAACGCCAATGCAGTTCAATACGGGTCTGCGTTTTGGCACCAGATGAGTGTTCTGCCGAACCAGCGGGTGGACGATTATACTAACAAAGCCTCAGCTATCAATGCTGATGAGGCTCATGAAAAATTCATCGAGGAACTCTCCGAGAAAGATTTCATAGGCCTGGAACGGGACACGAACTATGAGTGCAAGAAGAAGCCAAAAGTTAAGGATGAAATAGTTTTTAAGACTCTGCACCATCCTTCCCATATGTATCGCTGGTGGGCAAGTGATGTTTGTGTGTCTGACAAGGGTAATATTAGAACAGTCGATATTAATGACCTGCACTTCCTGGGGGTCGAAACTCTCACACCTGACCCTTTACCAGGGCGTGACCAGGAAGTGATCTTAGCCAGCAATCAAACCCTGGCGACCCTCAATATGTCATCAGAAGATGGTCAATATGAATTGCCCAGCCTGACGCCTGATGACTATATCGTGGCCCTGCGTATAGAACCCGATTTGCCATATACCCTGAAAAGAGACAAATATACCGGGCTTCACACGCTGTTTATTCCAAAGGCCAACGCTAAGAGGCAGCGTATTCAAATTTCTTATGTCGTAGAATCCAGAGAACCGGACTTAGAAGCATCGGCTAAAGAAGCTCGCTCAAAACGATCGATAAGGTTTCACACCCGCTGTTCAAAAGAGATGAAAAAAGTACTGAATGGACTGTTTACCAACATTGACCAACAACCACCCGAAATACAGGAGCCTTTGCGGAAAATAGCAGACGCTCCAGGCACGGCAGAACGCATTCAGGCAATCAAGGAGTATTGCCGGCAGTTTTCCGGGGTGACTAAACCAAAGCGCGGGGAGAATTTCTTTAAATTCCTGGTAACACAGCGGCAAGGGCGTTGTCGTCATCGTGCGCCTGTTTTTGTCGCTCTTTGCCGTTATTTCAAGATTCCATGTCGGCAAATGTCTAACAATACCCACGCCTTTGCCGAGTGTTCAGTGGATAGAGGCCAAACCTGGCAGTCAGTGGATTTGGGCGGGGCGCCCACAAAGAAAACAAAAGTGATACCAAAATTTCAGCGCACCAGAACGTTGCAAAGTTCCAGCGCTGCGTTAAAGACATTTAAGAGTCTCCTGGAAAGGGAAGATTTATCACAACAGCAAACTCTGGCCAAAGCCATGAGTACGAGCCCCGGGAAACTGAGCAATTCTTTTCTGACAAACAGTGCATTGCCAGAAAGAATTCCAAGCACTTCCGAGCTGGTAAAAAAACTTTGGGGAGAAAAAAATTTAACCAGTTTTGCCATGGGTGTCTCAGCGTTATCAGAGACAAAAGTGTTGAGCAATGACGACAAGAAATTGCTGGGTACCGTGGCTCGCGACGATCAGGATGAGAACAGTAAAAGTCACAACGATAAACCGATGTCGAAGGCTCCGATAAGAGGCCACATAGACGGTAGGTATGAATTCGATTCTGTGCAAATCGGCGATTGGGAATGGGACGGGAGGAGTCGCGACTATGAACCGATGGCTGAGGCAGTCATACAAGTCTTGCTCGACAATGATGAAGATCAGGTCACTGAACAACTCGAGTCATTGTACTCAAGAATGATTATTCAGGGCGGGGCAAATCCTAACAAGTGGTTGAGTTCAATGGTGTCTATATTGAATCAGAGCGAACTGACCAAACCCTCGGTTATTAACTTTGCCCTTAAAGCCATGGAATCGGGTTGGCTGGATCCGCCGCCAAATTATGACAGCAATATTATCGATGCACGTGAACATCATAAGCTATTGGATGCTCTGGAAGGCATCAATGAACTGAAGGTTAAAGCCACTCATTGTCTGAGAAAGTGGTATGGCGCATTGGTGTCCAGGGAAAAACATAGCAGGGAGTGGCGTTTGGATTATGAAGACTACCAAAGGCAAAAACGTAATACCTTGCTCGTCACTCATTGCCATGACGGGTTTTCGTCATCCCTTGAAAATCAAATTGCCCGTCGTTCTATAGAAGACGTCTGGACGAACAATCCTGAGGGCATTCCTAATATAGAACGAATGCTGGTGCAACAGCCTGCTTTTTCACAGTTAAACTCGGGCAGGGAAAAACACCGTCCGGTGATTATCATCGGGAGACCCAACTGGTCCAGAGATGCACTTGAGGAAAAGGTTCAAGCCCTGCTGCGACGAAAAGCAGAGAACAGGCCGAAGTTTAAGCAGATATTGGAAAAAGCCAATCAGATTCCGCCCCCCCTCAAGGTGTCGGATAAGGAGAAAAAAATTCTTGATGACTTCACAAAAAAATGCGAGCAAGCGATCAGACATGCCTTCAGTCATTATCTGTATGAAGTGACACAGTCAAAAGGCGGTCGCTTGACGTATTGTTGGGTTGACGCTGTCATGCGTTCTGACAGACACAGTGTCAGCGATAACTATAACTATGGCGCTCATGATCCATCCTCACCAGAAGAGCTGTTTACCATGATGTCTTATATTTCTACCTTTAGCCATCGAGAGAAACTTGTTAAGGACGCCTACTTGCGACAGGCACACAACGCCAGTGATGCCCTGGTGCTGAGGTCCGATGAGCTGACATTCATTGCCAAGGAGTTTTTGAGCAGCGTGAACCTGAATTCGATATCGGACTCATTGGATATCTGA